The following are encoded together in the Brassica napus cultivar Da-Ae chromosome A9, Da-Ae, whole genome shotgun sequence genome:
- the LOC106420274 gene encoding NADH dehydrogenase [ubiquinone] iron-sulfur protein 5-B — translation MASGWGITGNKGRCYDFWMDFSECMSHCREPKDCSLLREDYLECLHHSKEFQRRNRIYKEEQRKLRAASRKGEETGDATHTHH, via the exons atggcgtCGGGGTGGGGAATAACGGGAAACAAGGGGAGATGTTACGATTTCTGGATGGATTTCAGCGAGTGTATGTCTCACTGCAGAGAGCCCAAGGATTGCTCTCTTCTTCGTGAAGACTACCTCGAGTGTCTCCACCATTCCAAAGAG TTCCAACGAAGAAACAGGATTTACAAAGAGGAACAGCGTAAACTAAGAGCTGCTTCAAGGAAAGGTGAAGAAACTGGCGATGCTACCCATACTCATCACTGA
- the LOC106420486 gene encoding beta-glucosidase 10 isoform X2 encodes MPSPETIFQRISSSEPPLPLTSGKELLMKMEGLLAFGILSPTPEDVKLMAEMGLEAFRFSISWTRLIPNGRGPINPKGLLFYKNLIKELRTHGIEPHVTLYHYDLPQTFEDDYGGWINRKIIEDFTAFADVCFREFGDDVKLWTTINEANIFAISSYSEGFAPPGHCSPNSLFNCSTGNSSTEPYLAGHNMLLAHASASKLYKLKYKNKQRGTIGFSIYAFGLTPYSNSKEDEVATERAKDFLFGWMLKPLVFGDYPDEMKRILGSRLPIFSEEELELVKGSSDFIGIIHYTTVYVKNSSPTPSLLPSRQNFFTDMGGVTIFMGNSTFFEWDAVPWGLERVLEYIKQSYNNPPIYILENGKPMKHGSTLQDTPRIEYIQAYIGAMLNAIKNGSDTRGYFVWSMIDVYELLSGYMYSYGMYDVKFSDPGLKRSPKLSASWYTGFLNGTVDVGPQAITRLHSNISGSSSF; translated from the exons ATGCCTTCACCAGAAACGATTTTCCAGAGGATTTCCTCTTCGGAGCCGCCACTTCCGCTTACCAG TGGGAAGGAGCTGTTGATGAAGATGGAAGGACTCCTAGCGTTTGGGATACTTTCGCCCACTCCT GAAGATGTTAAGTTAATGGCAGAAATGGGTTTAGAAGCATTCAGATTCTCTATCTCTTGGACAAGGCTTATACCTA ATGGAAGAGGACCCATTAACCCTAAAGGTCTATTGTTTTATAAGAACCTCATCAAAGAACTACGAACTCATG GAATCGAACCACACGTTACACTTTACCATTATGATCTTCCTCAAACTTTTGAAGATGATTACGGAGGATGGATCAACCGTAAAATCAT AGAAGACTTCACTGCTTTTGCAGATGTATGCTTCAGAGAGTTTGGTGATGATGTGAAGCTTTGGACTACAATTAACGAAGCAAACATATTCGCCATTTCTTCTTATAGCGAAGGATTTGCACCACCAGGACACTGTTCTCCTAACTCACTCTTTAATTGCTCTACTGGAAACTCTTCTACTGAACCATATCTTGCAGGCCATAACATGTTGTTAGCTCATGCCTCTGCGTCCAAATTGTATAAACTAAAATACAAG AATAAGCAGAGAGGAACTATAGGCTTTAGCATATATGCATTCGGGTTAACTCCCTATAGTAACTCCAAGGAAGATGAAGTTGCAACTGAGAGAGCTAAAGATTTCCTCTTTGGCTG GATGTTGAAGCCTTTGGTATTTGGGGACTATCCAGATGAAATGAAGAGAATCTTGGGATCCAGGTTACCTATTTTCTCAGAGGAAGAGTTAGAGCTAGTTAAAGGATCATCTGACTTTATAGGAATTATCCACTACACGACAGTCTATGTGAAAAACAGTAGTCCCACACCTTCTCTGCTCCCCAGCAGACAAAACTTCTTTACAGACATGGGCGGTGTGACTATCT TCATGGGGAATTCTACATTCTTTGAG tgggATGCTGTTCCATGGGGTCTTGAAAGAGTCTTGGAGTATATTAAACAGAGCTATAACAATCCTCCAATCTACATTCTTGAAAACG GTAAACCAATGAAACATGGTTCGACGCTACAAGACACCCCAAGAATTGAATACATTCAAGCTTACATTGGTGCAATGCTCAACGCCATCAA GAATGGATCGGACACAAGGGGATACTTTGTATGGTCGATGATTGATGTGTACGAGCTGTTGAGTGGCTACATGTACAGCTATGGGATGTACGATGTGAAGTTCAGCGATCCTGGTCTCAAGAGGTCACCAAAGCTATCTGCTTCTTGGTACACTGGTTTTCTCAATGGTACAGTCGATGTTGGTCCTCAAGCTATTACTCGGTTACACAGCAACATCTCGGGTTCCTCTTCGTTTTAA
- the LOC106420486 gene encoding beta-glucosidase 10 isoform X1: MQALSLFINFLLIVLAIGYIDAFTRNDFPEDFLFGAATSAYQWEGAVDEDGRTPSVWDTFAHSSNYLGNGDIACDGYHKYKEDVKLMAEMGLEAFRFSISWTRLIPNGRGPINPKGLLFYKNLIKELRTHGIEPHVTLYHYDLPQTFEDDYGGWINRKIIEDFTAFADVCFREFGDDVKLWTTINEANIFAISSYSEGFAPPGHCSPNSLFNCSTGNSSTEPYLAGHNMLLAHASASKLYKLKYKNKQRGTIGFSIYAFGLTPYSNSKEDEVATERAKDFLFGWMLKPLVFGDYPDEMKRILGSRLPIFSEEELELVKGSSDFIGIIHYTTVYVKNSSPTPSLLPSRQNFFTDMGGVTIFMGNSTFFEWDAVPWGLERVLEYIKQSYNNPPIYILENGKPMKHGSTLQDTPRIEYIQAYIGAMLNAIKNGSDTRGYFVWSMIDVYELLSGYMYSYGMYDVKFSDPGLKRSPKLSASWYTGFLNGTVDVGPQAITRLHSNISGSSSF, encoded by the exons ATGCAAGCTTTGTCTCTGTTTATCAATTTTCTGCTCATCGTTTTGGCAATAGGATACATCGATGCCTTCACCAGAAACGATTTTCCAGAGGATTTCCTCTTCGGAGCCGCCACTTCCGCTTACCAG TGGGAAGGAGCTGTTGATGAAGATGGAAGGACTCCTAGCGTTTGGGATACTTTCGCCCACTCCT cTAATTACTTAGGAAATGGAGATATAGCATGTGATGGATATCACAAATACAAG GAAGATGTTAAGTTAATGGCAGAAATGGGTTTAGAAGCATTCAGATTCTCTATCTCTTGGACAAGGCTTATACCTA ATGGAAGAGGACCCATTAACCCTAAAGGTCTATTGTTTTATAAGAACCTCATCAAAGAACTACGAACTCATG GAATCGAACCACACGTTACACTTTACCATTATGATCTTCCTCAAACTTTTGAAGATGATTACGGAGGATGGATCAACCGTAAAATCAT AGAAGACTTCACTGCTTTTGCAGATGTATGCTTCAGAGAGTTTGGTGATGATGTGAAGCTTTGGACTACAATTAACGAAGCAAACATATTCGCCATTTCTTCTTATAGCGAAGGATTTGCACCACCAGGACACTGTTCTCCTAACTCACTCTTTAATTGCTCTACTGGAAACTCTTCTACTGAACCATATCTTGCAGGCCATAACATGTTGTTAGCTCATGCCTCTGCGTCCAAATTGTATAAACTAAAATACAAG AATAAGCAGAGAGGAACTATAGGCTTTAGCATATATGCATTCGGGTTAACTCCCTATAGTAACTCCAAGGAAGATGAAGTTGCAACTGAGAGAGCTAAAGATTTCCTCTTTGGCTG GATGTTGAAGCCTTTGGTATTTGGGGACTATCCAGATGAAATGAAGAGAATCTTGGGATCCAGGTTACCTATTTTCTCAGAGGAAGAGTTAGAGCTAGTTAAAGGATCATCTGACTTTATAGGAATTATCCACTACACGACAGTCTATGTGAAAAACAGTAGTCCCACACCTTCTCTGCTCCCCAGCAGACAAAACTTCTTTACAGACATGGGCGGTGTGACTATCT TCATGGGGAATTCTACATTCTTTGAG tgggATGCTGTTCCATGGGGTCTTGAAAGAGTCTTGGAGTATATTAAACAGAGCTATAACAATCCTCCAATCTACATTCTTGAAAACG GTAAACCAATGAAACATGGTTCGACGCTACAAGACACCCCAAGAATTGAATACATTCAAGCTTACATTGGTGCAATGCTCAACGCCATCAA GAATGGATCGGACACAAGGGGATACTTTGTATGGTCGATGATTGATGTGTACGAGCTGTTGAGTGGCTACATGTACAGCTATGGGATGTACGATGTGAAGTTCAGCGATCCTGGTCTCAAGAGGTCACCAAAGCTATCTGCTTCTTGGTACACTGGTTTTCTCAATGGTACAGTCGATGTTGGTCCTCAAGCTATTACTCGGTTACACAGCAACATCTCGGGTTCCTCTTCGTTTTAA
- the LOC106420486 gene encoding beta-glucosidase 10 isoform X3, translating into MQALSLFINFLLIVLAIGYIDAFTRNDFPEDFLFGAATSAYQWEGAVDEDGRTPSVWDTFAHSSNYLGNGDIACDGYHKYKEDVKLMAEMGLEAFRFSISWTRLIPNGRGPINPKGLLFYKNLIKELRTHGIEPHVTLYHYDLPQTFEDDYGGWINRKIIEDFTAFADVCFREFGDDVKLWTTINEANIFAISSYSEGFAPPGHCSPNSLFNCSTGNSSTEPYLAGHNMLLAHASASKLYKLKYKNKQRGTIGFSIYAFGLTPYSNSKEDEVATERAKDFLFGWMLKPLVFGDYPDEMKRILGSRLPIFSEEELELVKGSSDFIGIIHYTTVYVKNSSPTPSLLPSRQNFFTDMGGVTIFMGNSTFFEWDAVPWGLERVLEYIKQSYNNPPIYILENGKPMKHGSTLQDTPRIEYIQAYIGAMLNAIKNGSDTRGYFVWSMIDVYELLSGYMYSYGMYDVKFSDPGLKRSPKLSASWYTGFLNGTVDVGPQAITRLHSNISDLHFEIALNMNVACQTKTGHIDWEKDSKINNNTSRQPKETHSHKLPENK; encoded by the exons ATGCAAGCTTTGTCTCTGTTTATCAATTTTCTGCTCATCGTTTTGGCAATAGGATACATCGATGCCTTCACCAGAAACGATTTTCCAGAGGATTTCCTCTTCGGAGCCGCCACTTCCGCTTACCAG TGGGAAGGAGCTGTTGATGAAGATGGAAGGACTCCTAGCGTTTGGGATACTTTCGCCCACTCCT cTAATTACTTAGGAAATGGAGATATAGCATGTGATGGATATCACAAATACAAG GAAGATGTTAAGTTAATGGCAGAAATGGGTTTAGAAGCATTCAGATTCTCTATCTCTTGGACAAGGCTTATACCTA ATGGAAGAGGACCCATTAACCCTAAAGGTCTATTGTTTTATAAGAACCTCATCAAAGAACTACGAACTCATG GAATCGAACCACACGTTACACTTTACCATTATGATCTTCCTCAAACTTTTGAAGATGATTACGGAGGATGGATCAACCGTAAAATCAT AGAAGACTTCACTGCTTTTGCAGATGTATGCTTCAGAGAGTTTGGTGATGATGTGAAGCTTTGGACTACAATTAACGAAGCAAACATATTCGCCATTTCTTCTTATAGCGAAGGATTTGCACCACCAGGACACTGTTCTCCTAACTCACTCTTTAATTGCTCTACTGGAAACTCTTCTACTGAACCATATCTTGCAGGCCATAACATGTTGTTAGCTCATGCCTCTGCGTCCAAATTGTATAAACTAAAATACAAG AATAAGCAGAGAGGAACTATAGGCTTTAGCATATATGCATTCGGGTTAACTCCCTATAGTAACTCCAAGGAAGATGAAGTTGCAACTGAGAGAGCTAAAGATTTCCTCTTTGGCTG GATGTTGAAGCCTTTGGTATTTGGGGACTATCCAGATGAAATGAAGAGAATCTTGGGATCCAGGTTACCTATTTTCTCAGAGGAAGAGTTAGAGCTAGTTAAAGGATCATCTGACTTTATAGGAATTATCCACTACACGACAGTCTATGTGAAAAACAGTAGTCCCACACCTTCTCTGCTCCCCAGCAGACAAAACTTCTTTACAGACATGGGCGGTGTGACTATCT TCATGGGGAATTCTACATTCTTTGAG tgggATGCTGTTCCATGGGGTCTTGAAAGAGTCTTGGAGTATATTAAACAGAGCTATAACAATCCTCCAATCTACATTCTTGAAAACG GTAAACCAATGAAACATGGTTCGACGCTACAAGACACCCCAAGAATTGAATACATTCAAGCTTACATTGGTGCAATGCTCAACGCCATCAA GAATGGATCGGACACAAGGGGATACTTTGTATGGTCGATGATTGATGTGTACGAGCTGTTGAGTGGCTACATGTACAGCTATGGGATGTACGATGTGAAGTTCAGCGATCCTGGTCTCAAGAGGTCACCAAAGCTATCTGCTTCTTGGTACACTGGTTTTCTCAATGGTACAGTCGATGTTGGTCCTCAAGCTATTACTCGGTTACACAGCAACATCTCGG ATTTGCATTTTGAAATAGCATTGAATATGAATGTAGCTTGTCAGACCAAAACGGGCCACATTGATTGGGAAAAagatagtaaaataaataacaacacTTCAAGACAACCAAAAGAGACCCACAGCCACAAACTTCCTGAAAACAAATAG
- the LOC106420487 gene encoding beta-glucosidase 10, whose product MKVLSLFCICVVIVLVTRDSNAFTRNDFPEDFLFGAATSAYQWEGAVDEDGRTPSVWDTFSHSDNKGNGDIACDGYHKYKEDVKLMAEMGLEAFRFSISWSRLIPNGRGQINPKGLLFYKNLIKELRNHGIEPHVTLYHYDLPQVLEDEYGGWIDRKIIEDFTAFADVCFREFGDDVKLWTTINEANIFAIGAYSEGFLPPGHCSTNEFVNCSTGNSSTEPYLAGHNILLAHASASKLYRLKYKSKQRGSVGLSIYAYGLVPYTESKEDEIATQRAKDFFYGWLLKPVVFGDYPDEMKRILGTRLPVFSEEETELVKGSSDFLGIIHYTTVYIANITPAPSVLPSKQEFFTDMGVDTIFIGNSSFFKWDAIPWGFEGVLEYLKQSYNNTPIYILENGLPLEHDSTLQDTPRVEYIQSYIGAMLNAIKNGSDTRGYFFWSVIDLYELLAGYKLSYGLYYVNFSDPGLKRSPKLSASWYTGFLNGTIDVAPQATTQQQSLFPGSSSL is encoded by the exons atgaAAGTGTTATCTCTGTTTTGCATTTGCGTGGTCATCGTTTTGGTAACAAGAGACAGCAATGCTTTCACAAGAAATGACTTTCCAGAGGATTTCCTCTTCGGAGCTGCCACTTCTGCTTATCAG TGGGAAGGAGCGGTTGATGAAGATGGAAGGACTCCTAGCGTTTGGGATACTTTCTCCCACTCTG ataaCAAAGGAAATGGAGATATAGCATGTGATGGTTATCACAAATACAag GAAGATGTTAAGTTAATGGCAGAAATGGGTTTAGAAGCATTCAGATTCTCTATCTCATGGTCAAGGCTTATACCTA ATGGAAGAGGACAAATTAACCCTAAAGGTCTACTGTTTTACAAGAACCTCATCAAAGAACTACGAAACCATG GAATAGAGCCACACGTTACACTCTACCACTATGACCTTCCTCAGGTTCTTGAAGATGAGTATGGAGGATGGATCGACCGCAAAATCAT AGAAGACTTCACCGCTTTTGCAGATGTATGCTTCAGAGAGTTTGGGGACGATGTGAAGCTATGGACTACAATTAACGAAGCTAACATATTCGCCATTGGTGCTTACAGCGAAGGATTTTTGCCGCCAGGACATTGTTCTACTAACGAATTCGTCAACTGCTCTACTGGAAACTCTTCTACTGAACCATATCTTGCAGGCCATAACATATTGCTAGCTCATGCCTCTGCTTCAAAACTGTATAGACTCAAGTACAag AGTAAGCAGAGAGGATCTGTAGGCCTTAGCATATATGCATATGGGTTAGTTCCTTATACTGAGTCCAAGGAGGATGAGATTGCAACTCAGAGAGCTAAAGATTTCTTCTATGGCTG GTTGTTGAAGCCTGTGGTGTTTGGGGACTATCCAGATGAAATGAAGAGAATCTTGGGAACGAGGCTACCTGTTTTCTCAGAGGAAGAGACAGAGCTAGTTAAAGGATCATCTGACTTTTTGGGGATTATCCACTACACAACAGTCTATATCGCAAACATTACACCCGCACCTTCTGTCCTTCCAAGCAAGCAAGAGTTCTTCACAGACATGGGTGTAGATACGATCT TCATTGGGAACTCTTCATTCTTCAAG tgGGATGCTATTCCATGGGGTTTTGAAGGTGTCTTGGAGTATTTGAAACAGAGCTATAACAATACTCCTATCTACATTCTTGAAAATg GTTTACCGTTGGAACACGATTCAACGCTACAAGACACACCAAGAGTTGAATACATTCAGTCTTACATTGGTGCTATGCTCAACGCCATCAA GAACGGATCAGACACGAGAGGTTACTTTTTCTGGTCGGTGATTGACTTGTATGAGCTATTGGCTGGATACAAGCTCAGCTATGGATTGTATTATGTGAATTTCAGCGATCCTGGACTCAAGAGGTCACCAAAGCTATCTGCTTCTTGGTACACTGGTTTTCTCAATGGTACTATTGATGTTGCTCCTCAAGCTACTACTCAGCAGCAGAGCCTCTTCCCTGGTTCTTCGTCTTTGTGA
- the LOC106420544 gene encoding autophagy-related protein 18a produces MTTVSSPSSPWQNPDSTPASDSDSTSPPQHSRDRGDDAESFSSMTLNAQDFNLPDRIPDSNRYLNTQTHTSPLESNSPATPPPSLLHLSFNQDHACFAVGTARGFLILNCDPFREIFRRDFDRGVAVVEMLFRCNILALVGGGPDPQYPPNKVMIWDDHQSRCIGELSFRSEVRSVRLRRDRIVVVLEQKIFVYNFVDLKLMHQIETFANPKGLCAVSQGAGSMVLVCPGLQKGQVRIEHYASKRTKFVLAHDSRIACFALTQDGSLLATASSKGTLVRIFNTVDGTLRQEVRRGADRAEIYSLAFSSNAEWLAVSSDKGTVHVFGLKVNSGVKDTPRIASNVTRPTSPSSSLSLFKGVLPKYFSSEWSVAQFRLVEGTQYIVAFGHQKNTVVILGMDGSFYRCQFDPVNGGEMSQLEYHNCLKSPSVF; encoded by the exons ATGACCACCGTCTCCTCCCCCTCCTCCCCCTGGCAAAATCCCGATTCTACCCCTGCCTCAGATTCCGACTCCACTTCTCCCCCGCAGCACTCCCGCGATCGCGGAGACGACGCCGAGTCCTTCTCCTCCATGACTCTCAACGCCCAAGACTTCAATCTCCCCGATCGAATTCCTGATTCCAACCGTTACCTCAACACTCAAACGCATACCTCTCCCCTCGAATCGAATTCACCGGCGACGCCTCCTCCGTCGCTGCTCCACCTCTCCTTCAACCAAGACCACGCCTGCTTCGCCGTCGGCACCGCCCGCGGCTTCCTGATCCTCAACTGCGACCCCTTCCGCGAGATCTTCCGCCGCGACTTCGACCGCGGGGTCGCCGTCGTGGAGATGCTCTTCCGATGCAACATACTCGCCCTCGTCGGCGGAGGACCTGACCCTCAGTATCCTCCCAACAAGGTCATGATATGGGACGACCACCAGAGCCGGTGCATCGGCGAGCTCTCCTTCAGGTCCGAGGTTCGATCCGTCAGGCTCAGGAGGGATCGGATCGTCGTTGTTCTCGAGCAGAAGATCTTCGTTTACAACTTCGTGGACCTCAAGCTGATGCATCAGATCGAGACTTTTGCGAACCCTAAGGGGCTGTGCGCTGTCTCTCAGGGCGCTGGGTCTATGGTGTTGGTGTGCCCTGGTTTGCAGAAAGGGCAAGTGAGGATCGAGCACTACGCTTCGAAACGGACTAAGTTCGTCTTGGCTCATGATTCGAGGATTGCTTGCTTCGCTCTCACGCAGGATGGGAGCTTGTTGGCCACGGCTAGCTCCAAGGGTACTCTGGTTCGGATCTTTAATACTGTCGATGGCACCTTGCGCCAAGAG GTTAGGAGGGGTGCAGATAGAGCAGAGATATATAGTTTGGCTTTCTCTTCAAATGCTGAGTGGTTGGCTGTCTCGAGTGACAAAGGGACTGTTCATGTGTTTGGTCTCAAAGTCAACTCCGGCGTGAAAGACACTCCTCGAATTGCATCTAATGTTACTCGTCCTACCTCCCCATCCTCGTCTCTGTCATTATTCAAAG GAGTGTTGCCAAAGTATTTCAGCTCGGAGTGGTCGGTGGCTCAGTTCAGGTTGGTGGAAGGAACTCAGTACATAGTCGCCTTTGGTCATCAGAAGAACACTGTTGTTATTCTTGGCATGGATGGGAG CTTCTACAGATGCCAGTTTGATCCGGTGAATGGCGGAGAAATGTCTCAGCTTGAGTACCACAACTGTCTAAAATCGCCGTCTGTTTTCTAG